In Setaria viridis chromosome 5, Setaria_viridis_v4.0, whole genome shotgun sequence, the genomic stretch ttgttaaaagattgattgaggcgattgccgaaagtggagtattgtgctcttgagcctggactgcgttgaaagccctttcgaggtttgtgatgggaatatttgtggcCATCGACtatcgtcgctcggctcgagtagccttgcgcatccttctttggttccgtTGCTCAGAGGTTTCATTGTGTggagcgtcagctgtagactcgtctTCTGAAATGTTGTCGAgctgtgctaatcgcctgggggttctgttttGGCTAGtgcccgggttgttattttgagtaataacaaggacttctCTGTTCGGGTAATAGCTTTCGAAACTtgacgttgcaatctctgtggagctttcctcatgattggaagtgagtgggatACTCTCTTGATACgagaggttgtctatatgagcgacaaaacgcgagtcgtagtcacggtccagaagagatggtctcaatcctggccaatgtacgaatctgccatgtgatgttgaagttattaccaatctttgggctggaccagatagcGGTTTTTCTGGTAGGtaaaccgagtcggagtcgtcatCTTCGTCGTGCCCAAGTTCGAGTTGGattcgagtaagaaaaccttggtaAACTTCgactgcattgcggagtccgtgcgggagccGCTTTGGAGTCGAAGCTGGGTTGAGAAGTGACTGAgaccgactagtccgaggcgaagtcgagtccgacgcgtagtcgaactcaaaGTTGTCGACTTTggaatcttgattttttctgatCAAGTCTTCCGATTTCTTCTCTTGAGCGTCGATGACCTGGCGCAGGAACGAACCtgagccatcggcgatgcagagctaggatccaaaaatgaaggttgcgcccgctttgatgatgaagacgggcttgatgatgactgttGCCAtggagttcgcgctgagaaactccacgagtccccctacctggcgcgccagctgtcgacGTTTTAGGCcagcaacctgcctagggggtaccctaggtggtcttttgtgcggtaaggatcgtcgagaatcaaggaatcaattttgacgcaaggaacacgatttagacaggttcgggccgctagatcgcgtagtaccctacgtcctgtgtgttggtttgtattgatcttggatgaactagagttgttcaatttgaggggggtccctgcccgcccttatatacacgggagggcagggttacaagtctgagtcctagtcgagtactattacagagttctactcggtatggcccgagtagttttccatatgcatacttgactagtccgagtaggatacgcctatcccttgtcctggtctcatccgagtacgtcccttagtgggccgtccaaggtctactcgtgggcctgtggtgcatgcccgacacacGGTGCTGGTTGTAGAACATGAAGAACCTGGCCACAGCAACATGGCCCAAAGGCTAGTGTATTATGTCAGTGAGGTCCTGAGCGACTCAAAGGTCCGCTACACGCAGGTCCAGAAATTTCTCTACGCAATCCTGATCACCTCCTGTAAGCCATGTCACTACTTCCAAGCGCACAAGATTTGAGTGGTCTCCTCCTACCCAATCGATGAAATCCAGCACAACAGGGATGTCCACGGCCCAGTCGTCAAATGGTCCATGGAGCTCGGTGAATTTGACATCGACTTCTACCCTCATCATGTGATCAAGTCCCAGGTCTTGGCCGACTTTGTCGCTGAATGGACTGAGATTCAAGAGCCACCCTCCCTGGAGAGACCGAAGCACTGGGTGATGTACTTCGATGGTgccctcaacctcgaaggagctggcacaggggtcctcttcatatccccgaAAGGTGAGCAGCTCAAATACGTCCTCCGGATCCACTACAGGGCCACCAACAATGgagccgagtacgaggccctcacAAACAGGCTCCGCATCGTCGCCTCGCTCGGCATTAAGCGCATCCTCACATTTggcgactccaaggttgtcatcgagcaGGTCAACAAGTCCTGTGAGTGCTCCAAGGAAACCATGGACGCCTACTGTGCCGAGGTCCGCAAACTCGAGGCTCACTTTGACGGTCTCAATTTCCATCACGTCCCTAGGGAACACAACGTCGTTGCTGATGTCCTGTCTAAGCTCGGCTCCAAGAGCTCTCAAGTCCTGATCGACATGTTTGTCTAGGACTTGAGAAAATCCTCCATCAAGATATTGGACCCAGACCAAGCTGACGACAATGCTCAGGCTCAGGCCGACCTAGCGCCCACCGATGTCTTGATGATCAAGGCGGAGTAAGACTGGTGCAGACCTTTCATCGCATTCATCACCGACAACATGTCCCCAAAAGACAAAGCCGAGCATGAAAAGCTCACACAACACAGCACCAACTACGTTGTGATCGGCAAGGAGTTGTACAGGAAGGCCATATCAACCGAAATTCTAATGAAGTGCATCCTCCGCAACGAAGGCCTTAAACTCCTCCATGAAATCCACTCGGGTTCGTGTGGGAACTATGCCGCCTTTGGCAATCTGGTCAGGAAAGCGTTCCGCTCTGGTTTTTACTGGCCAGCTGATATCGATGACACAAAAGAGCTCGTCCAGAGGTGTAAAGGGTGCCAATTTTTTtccaagcagcagcacctcccagCGCAGGCCttgcgcaccatcccaccatcctggcccttcgcatattgggggctggatatggtcGGCCCTTTCAAGACCGCTTTGAGCGGATACACCCATATCCTcatggcagttgacaaattcaccaagtggatcgaagtcaaggctgtcaccagcatAGAGTCGGCCAAAGCTGCTCAATTCGTCGAAGAGCTCACACACCGCTTCGGGGTccccaataggatcatcaccgGCCTAGGCAAACAATTCACAAGATCCGAGTTCTGGGATTTTTGCCAGGACAACCTCATTGACGtatactactcctcagtagcttACCCACGATGTAATAGTCAGGTCGAACTTGCGAATAGGATTGTTCTCCAAtccctcaagtctcgcatctttGACGATgcatccaagtacgccaccaaatAGCTCCGTGAGTTACCCCACGCTATTTGGGGCCAATGCACCCAAAAGAATCAAGCCATCGGCTACACCCCATTTTTCTTCATCTACGGCTCAGAGGCTATAGTGTTAACAGATGTAGCCATTGGTGCCCCTCGGATTCAATACTATCAGGAAGAGAAGGCAGAAAAGAGTCGGTTGGTCGACATCGATAGCCTGGAAGAGCGTCGTGTGGCGGCCCTCATCTAGCATGCGAGCATATGCAACAGATTCGACGCTACCATGACAGTAACATCCAGGAACGCTAATTCAACATCGGCGACCTAGTGCTCCGTcggatccagtccaccaaggacatgtgCAAGCTGTCGGCCACATAGGAGGGGCCCTTCATCGTTAAATAAGTCATCCAGCTAGGCACTTATGGGCTGCAGTGGGTAGATGGCTCAGGCATCCCCAACCCATGGAACATTCAACACCTGCGACGCTTCTACCTTTAGGACAttaaagctatgtactctttatACCTTttacattgaataaataaaacctcagaGGTTCTTTGCATACCTACTACCTTGTTTCTTACCCGAGCTCTTactcatgctcgggggctgtccgACCTCATCGACAGACTAGATCCTTGCTTTTACGCTCGGAGGCTTCCCTTGTTACCCGCCGACCTCTTGGTCTCACCTCTTCTCCTACACCTCTCACGACAAGTACGACTAACTCATGTGGATGATGTCCTAGCTCGCAAAACCCAGACAACCTTGCGTCCGCCCCCTCTACAAGtccgagatccgctctcagcagagtgctgatcaggcaaggctaggcgtTTAGTGGCTACAGGACTAAGCTACACAAtgtcctgtcgtatacaccaaATGAGGGACGGAGACTTTCTATTCACATAAGTTAATCAACAAGTTTACTTGTCTCATGACACAAATTGATACATTTTACAGTTTTTTCATTATAGGTCCAGTTCTTTAACTACATCATCCACCTTGTTGATATTGCTCGGCCAGCTCCAGGAGGTTATCAGCATCAAAGTCCTCAGCAACACCTGTTTTGACGCGCTCCATGGCTAGCCAAGGTAAGTGCATCTTCAGAAGCGCCATGATGTTCTTGGCGTACTCCACAGTGGTCTCCTTCATCAAGGCCCTTATCCGACTTGGAGCACTCTTTAGGCGGTCCAGTAGCGGCATTGGCTTGTCAAGGTTGGCCACGGGCTGGATCATGTCCATCACGTAGCCCCGGCCGACCTCAAgtcttccagctccacctccaaccctgcAATGACCACCTGATCATGCTGGAGACTATTCATAGCAGCAATCAAGCACCGGTCCATGTCCTTGTGCAAGTCGGCCTCATAGGGTAGTCTCCGCAACACGGCATAGTCACGGTCCACGACAACATCGTGGTCTTGCTGCAGTCAAGCATTGGCTTCCTCGCACTCTTTCAGGTCTCTCTTAAGCCTCTCCTCCTTTTTCTAGGCATCTACAAAATAATGAAACTCAAGAAAAGATACCGACCTCATCTATCCAAGGTAGATCTTCCATATGGAACGAAGCTTTACTAGTTAGCAAAGTGCTTAGGTCGTCCGGGACCTCCCTGGTGATCTTCTTCTGCTCCTCAATCTCTTGGTTCTTTTGTCAGATCTGCTCCGCGGCATCCTCCTTGGCCTTTTTGAGCTCAatcttctggtgctcggcctcgAGGCGATACTCCTCGGCATGGTGGATGGCATCCGCCCTCTTGTGCACACTCCCGGCCAGATTCTATACAAAAGTTACTCCAACAATTCAAAGATGGAAGATAAGGGCGGAAGTGAACAGCAAGATTGGTCAGCCAACTTACATATAACACCTCTCCGACCTTGGCCGCGACTTCCTTCAGGAcggcaagatctttcttgtgGGCGGCTGCATCCTACGCCAGGGCCGTCTCGGAGAAGTCCAGGGTGGTGGAATCATACTCGTGGGCATGAACGTCAGCATCGTAGCCCGCCACCTCCCCGTTAGTCGGCGCTCCCCTAGGGGTCTCCTCCATCAGCACCCCAACACTGACATCTGTGACCCCAAGCGCGGATACAACGGTGTCCTCGGTGACATCCAGGGACGGCGAAGACCTTGGCTCGGGACCCTTTGGTCCCATCAGCAGGCCATTGTCACTCCTGGCCTGGACATACATCGTAGATGCAGCTCCTATGGTCGCATCAGGAGTCCGACCATCTACCTGGGTCCCGATGCCAGCGTCCTGCAGGCTCGACTCGTCCTCCATCACCACCTTCAAGCTCGGATGGCAAGACACAGAGATAAAGCGAAGCAATGTACGAACAAAACTTCCAACAATATACCATGCCATGATCATACTCACAATGTGCGCTTCTTCACTCGGAACTTTGGGCGAAGAGGTGTTGGCGGCTGCAGGATCAGCTCCTTCTGCTTTCCCCCGCGGATCTCTATCTTCAGCCGCTCCTTGAGCCGCTCCGCGTCGGTTGCGATCATCTCAAGGAGctcagccttcttcttcttggcagtTGGGCTGGACAATTCGGAGTCTTCGCTTGGCACCCCGCACGAGGTCTCCGCAGGGGATGCCACCAACATAGCGGGTGCCTTTGGCTTCATGGCACCCCTCTTCTTGCACTTCTTCTTCTCCGCTTCTGGCTTCTCTGCATCTAGCGCCTTGGACCCCACCACCTTGCGAATGGCCTAGCGTGTCTGCCGCCCAACAGGAGCTGTGCCCCTGGCCACCGTCCCGTTGCCCTGGACTGGTACGTCCTCGTCGGAATCGTCAAAGGAGGAGTCTGACTCTCAATCCAGGGCGGCAGGTGGCAGGTCGGTCTCGGTGGTTAGGTGAATCTTGGGTCGCTGCTGCTCGGCCCCTCCAGGAAGCGGTGCCGGATAGAAAAACTCATACTCTCAGCTCTGAAAAGTAAAACAATATCAAGCAGAAACAGACACAAAAGTGAAGCAATCAAGCCAAACAATGAAATCAAGAACTTACCGGATCAGCTGGCCTAATGAGGGAATGCGCCTTTGGGCattgcttgttcttgatgacccCGCAGAAGAACTCAATAACCAGACCGGCGACCTCTTCCCGGGTAACCTTCCGTTGTGCCTCCCAGGTCGAATCCAATGGCCCCGAGTACTCATATGCCGGGTGGACCTTGTCCTTGATGGGTTGCATCAGCCTTCGGCAAAAGTTGATGCTCACAGCCCTAGCTGTGAGCCCACGACCTTTTAGGTTAGGAATCTCCTTCAACAGCTACTTCAACTAGACCATTTCTATGGAGGTCGGCTGGTTTGACCACTCCGGCGTTGTCACGGGTGCATACCCGAGGCGGGACGGCAACTTGGGCTTCTGATTGGCAACAAGGAACCATTCCttatgccaccccttgttcGAGTCCTTGAGCTTCAGATCGAAACACTCTTGGAACCTCTTTGGCCGCAGTGAGAATCCACACCTGCTGATGAGTCTTGGTCCCTTCCCCTTTGTCACCACGATCTTGAGTTGGTACAGATACCGACAGAGATCAAAATGAGGAGGAATACCGAGGAAAGCTTCGCAAAGGTGGATAAAACTGCGACATCCAAGATGGAGTTAGGGTTGAGATGTACCAACTCGATCTTGTAATAGTTGAGCAGCCTGTGGAAGAAATCTCCCGTGGGGATCCTGAATCCATGCTCGAAGAAGGCTGCGAAGATGACGGCCTCGGTCCTATCTTTGGTGGGGAACTCCTAGCCCATGGTTGTCTTACATTCCAGGAGGGACTTGGGACCAAGCAAGCCCCGATCGACGAGGGCTTGGatcttcttcttcgtcatcaCGGACTTCACCCAGTATGTGGATGGATCCGATGCCTGCTCCACCGCTATCTCTTCGGTTTCTATACCCTGGGACTTAGATCTGATGAAGGCAGACCTCTTTGTTCACATATGGCGTCGAGGCAGCGGCGGATCTGGGTTACGGTGGAGGAGACGAGCGAGTTGATTTGCGGACACGGTGGTGTGACCTAGGGCTCTCAGGCACGGCAGTGATGGTGTTGGCATCGGCAGTGTTTGAGTGCAAGTGGAGTGAAAATGAAAATGGAATCGCGCCCCTTCAACTTTTGAAGAAGTTGATGGCGTAAACCTAGCAACGGAATCCGCGGGTCCCCCATTACGACGGACGCAATGACGGGATACGCGATAGATGGAATCCGTGGGTTTTCCGTTAAGTCTCATGGCGTGCcttcgtggctccgccagtcatCGCGCTCGgtggctgggcgcctatttcaggtcggcatgcctctaTGGCTCCGCTAGTaatgcttgggggctgggcgcctatctcaacccagtcctcgcgctcggggttGGGCACCTATCTTGggttggcatgcctccatggctccgccagtcctcgcgctcgggggctgggcgtctATCTCTTGTCGGCGTggctccgtggctctgccagtcctcgcgctcgggggttgggcgcctatctcgggttggcgtgcctccgtggctccgctggtcctcgcgctcgggggttgGATGCCTatctcaggtcggcgtgcctccatggctctgccagtcctcgcgcttcggggttgggcgcctatctCAGGTCGGTACGCCTTCGCAGCTCTGCCGGTgcttgctcgggggctgggcattATATTTAGATTCTTTTTGCTACGAAAACAATACACAttttcttgaccattggaccgattactttaatcgctttAATGCtcaagggctactccatatggagtacgtCTTATGacgccctccatgtgcttcccttcgatctacaCGATGTCAGACATCGCTGAGCTCGGCAGTCGCATAGCCATGCGCATTCAGTCACACGCCTGTGgaagtttcaattttttttctttttttgagcaCCGTGCAACCTCTCCGTCGCTATGACGACTCTGCAACTTCAGccgagtacattacaagcttcgttgTACATCCGTCAGGCTCCTGTTCGACTCCATATTGCtcggggcttgagggataaagGTACCCACGGGttcccaccaaccaggatactggccggtctAACAAGTGGGCTCCGCCCGACCATGGCATGCGGGGTAAGGCATGAAGACacgtggagcacaagctagGAGATCGGGTCACCAGAATCCGTTCGGATATTGCAGGATATttgttgtagtccgactcagattgctttccatgtaacaaccgactaggattagatactatccgattgtaaccctaggttgtcagcctatataaggcagccaggGATGCCCCCCCCCGAGGGGAACACACATCAACTCTTCGCATCCCATAccaacaatacaatccaccataatacaggacgtagggtattactcttcggaggcccgaacctgcctaaaccttgcgcccttgtgttaccattcgagctcttggtcttgcgatctcctccgcctacaaatctaccacttgggtaagcCTCTGGTGGACTGCCGATCACTAAATCCGATAAAAAGAAAAGCATATATGCATccatcacatgtgctgtgtaggtgagatggtaaggaaggaatgcgcgaggcttgaggtcgtgggttcgaatcccatggaCTGTGCACGCGCATATTACACGTGATGGGGCCTTCGACGGTCAAcgaatttttttctttatttttgggCGAAAAAATgaattagtactggttggtctccccaatcggtactaatgcGTACCCTTTAATACCGATTATTTGGCCTGGTattaaaggaccccctttagtaccgatatagcagtaccggttgcacaaacGGTACTAAAAGCGGGTTTgggaccggtactaaaggcggATTCCCCAATAGTGGATAtagaaggggaaggaggtgaGCCGttgaggagaagaggaaggggtGATAACGAGGAGGAGATAGAGGGGAGCTGGAAGAGGAGTACTTCGATCCGTGAACCATCGGAAGAGGACCTCGCCTAGGAGTGGTGGAGGAGAAAGAATAAGTCCCTGCTGGGTTCATGAGCTGCATCCATCACTGCCACTGCGCAAAGATAATAAGAATCCACTCCCAACTCACCTCGACGGCAATTGCATTAGACCAAAACCGCTTGCCTCTGAACACCGTTCCTATCCATCCAAACGAATCCCCACCCGAAAACCTCGTTTCCACCCGTCCACTAGGACACCTTCGATTCTTCCGGGACGCAAGTTTGCAACGA encodes the following:
- the LOC140222866 gene encoding uncharacterized protein, producing MELGEFDIDFYPHHVIKSQVLADFVAEWTEIQEPPSLERPKHWVMYFDGALNLEGAGTGVLFISPKGEQLKYVLRIHYRATNNGAEYEALTNRLRIVASLGIKRILTFGDSKVVIEQVNKSCECSKETMDAYCAEVRKLEAHFDGLNFHHVPREHNVVADVLSKLGSKSSQVLIDMFV